The following proteins are encoded in a genomic region of Brachypodium distachyon strain Bd21 chromosome 1, Brachypodium_distachyon_v3.0, whole genome shotgun sequence:
- the LOC112269852 gene encoding uncharacterized protein LOC112269852 codes for MTGVLRKRKYSSLRHCVEDCCRFGRLHARRHVCWLDALAAWSLREQLCAGSVKAVTGILGASFSAYLKGKTKAIPGVVNRCYGFCRPLVAEVLLCLWWWSPSAARLLRRRILPFVGCGSSAVDVELYMLSTMHVLQYAAIEGLLNIATTLVAVNKKAQGMRDKRADPVHQWPLRQGLVAAGMV; via the exons ATGACCGGCGTCCTGCGCAAACGCAAAT ATAGTTCCTTGCGTCATTGCGTGGAGGATTGTTGCCGGTTTGGACGGCtgcatgcaagacgacacgtCTGTTGGCTTGATGCGCTGGCTGCTTGGAGCCTTCGAGAGCAGCTGTGTGCTGGCTCTGTTAAGGCGGTTACCGGCATTCTCGGAGCTTCTTTCTCAGCGTATTTAAAAGGCAAAACGAAGGCCATCCCCGGCGTTGTGAATCGGTGCTACGGGTTCTGTCGTCCACTGGTTGCGGAGGTTTTGCTTTGCCTGTGGTGGTGGTCTCCGTCGGCTGCCCGtttgctgcggcggcggattTTGCCGTTTGTTGGTTGCGGTAGTTCTGCCGTAG ATGTTGAGTTATATATGCTCTCCACCATGCATGTTCTCCAGTATGCTGCTATTGAAGGGCTGCTTAACATTGCTACGACACTGGTAGCTGTCAACAAGAAAGCACAAG GTATGCGGGATAAACGGGCTGACCCTGTACATCAATGGCCGCTGCGGCAAGGATTGGTGGCGGCCGGTATGGTATAG
- the LOC100840498 gene encoding protein translation factor SUI1 homolog, giving the protein MSDLDIQIPTAFDPFAEANAGEAGAAAGSKDYVHVRIQQRNGRKSLTTVQGLKKEFSYSKILKDLKKEFCCNGTVVQDPELGQVIQLQGDQRKNVSNFLVQAGIVKKEHIKIHGF; this is encoded by the exons ATGTCTGATCTTGACATTCAGATCCCAACTGCCTTCG ATCCCTTTGCTGAGGCGAATGCTGGGGAAGCCGGTGCAGCCGCAGGATCAAAGGACTACGTTCATGTACGCATCCAGCAGCGTAATGGCCGCAAGAGTCTGACCACAGTACAGGGTTTGAAGAAGGAATTCAGCTACAGTAAGATCCTCAAAGATCTTAAGAAAGAGTTTTGCTGCAATGGTACTGTTGTCCAGGACCCAGAGCTTGGACAG GTCATTCAACTTCAGGGTGATCAGAGGAAGAACGTCTCCAATTTCCTTGTCCAG GCCGGCATTGTGAAAAAGGAACACATCAAGATTCATGGTTTCTGA
- the LOC100840798 gene encoding probable xyloglucan endotransglucosylase/hydrolase protein 8 — protein sequence MGSWKRRPCVGALLACAAIAVSCCLQGAYAVAAPSFGDNFEITGAEDHVKTSADGQTWYLSLDNKTGVGFQTKQKYLFGWFSMKLKLVGNDSAGVVTAYYMCSDLDAAPERDELDFEFLGNRTGEPYIIQTNVYQGGVGGREMRHSLWFDPTAEFHTYSILWNPKQILFFVDKVPIREYRNSDKPNNKFFPIAKPMYVFSSIWNADDWATRGGLEKTDWTKGPFVSSYSDFTADACAWGAAAGAATPACAAKTGDSWWDQPPAWALDDGQRQDSGWVARNLVIYDYCDDRKRFPTVPEECALRTTAS from the exons ATGGGCTCGTGGAAGCGCCGCCCGTGCGTCGGCGCTCTCCTGGCGTGCGCCGCCATTGCCGTTTCTTGCTGCTTGCAGGGCGCCTACGCGGTGGCGGCCCCGTCGTTCGGGGACAACTTCGAGATCACCGGCGCCGAGGACCACGTCAAGACCTCCGCCGACGGGCAGACGTGGTACCTCTCTCTCGACAACAAGACAG GCGTCGGGTTCCAGACGAAGCAGAAGTACTTGTTCGGGTGGTTCAGCATGAAGCTCAAGCTCGTCGGCAACGACTCCGCCGGCGTTGTCACCGCCTACTAC ATGTGCTCGGACCTGGACGCGGCGCCGGAGCGTGACGAGCTGGACTTCGAGTTCCTGGGCAACCGCACGGGGGAGCCCTACATCATCCAGACCAACGTGTACCagggcggcgtcggcggccgggAGATGCGCCACTCGCTCTGGTTCGACCCCACCGCCGAGTTCCACACATACTCCATCCTCTGGAACCCCAAGCAGATCCT ATTTTTCGTGGATAAGGTGCCGATCAGGGAGTACCGGAACTCGGACAAGCCCAACAACAAGTTCTTCCCGATCGCCAAGCCCATGTACGTCTTCTCCAGCATCTGGAACGCCGACGACTGGGCCACGCGTGGCGGCCTGGAGAAGACGGACTGGACCAAGGGCCCATTCGTCTCCTCCTACAGCGACTTCACCGCCGACGCCTGCGCctggggcgcggcggcgggggcggcgacgccggcgtgCGCGGCCAAGACCGGCGACAGCTGGTGGGACCAGCCGCCGGCGTGGGCGCTCGACGACGGCCAGCGGCAGGACTCCGGCTGGGTGGCCAGGAACCTCGTCATCTACGATTACTGCGACGACCGCAAGAGGTTCCCCACCGTGCCTGAGGAGTGCGCGCTCAGGACGACCGCCTCGTGA
- the LOC100841709 gene encoding thiamine thiazole synthase 2, chloroplastic, translated as MAAMATSASSLLKTSFAGARLPAAAARTPSSVATPRAGAICNSISASTPPYDLNAFKFSPIKESIVSREMTRRYMTDMITYADTDVVIVGAGSAGLSCAYELSKDPSISIAIIEQSVSPGGGAWLGGQLFSAMVVRKPAHLFLDELNIEYDEQEDYVVIKHAALFTSTVMSRLLARPNVKLFNAVAVEDLIVKEDRVAGVVTNWALVSMNHDTQSCMDPNVMEAKVVVSSCGHDGPFGATGVKRLQDIGMIDTVPGMKALDMNMAEDAIVRLTREVVPGMIVTGMEVAEIDGAPRMGPTFGAMMISGQKAAHLALKALGRPNGIDGTLKNATPALHPEMVLASANNGDVVDA; from the exons ATGGCAGCCAtggccacctccgcctccagccTCCTCAAGACCTCCTTCGCCGGCGCTCGCctcccggcggccgccgcgcgcaccCCGTCCAGCGTCGCCACcccgcgcgccggcgccatcTGCAACTCCATCTCCGCCTCCACCCCTCCCTACGACCTCAACGCCTTCAAGTTCAGCCCCATCAAGGAATCCATCGTCTCCCGCGAGATGACCCGCCGGTACATGACCGACATGATCACCTACGCCGACACGGACGTCGTCATCGTGGGGGCCGGCTCCGCGGGGCTGTCCTGCGCCTACGAGCTCTCCAAAGACCCGTCCATCAGCATCGCCATCATCGAGCAGTCCGTGTCCCCGGGGGGCGGCGCCTGGCTCGGGGGCCAGCTCTTCTCCGCCATGGTCGTGCGCAAGCCGGCGCACCTGTTCCTCGACGAGCTCAACATCGAGTACGACGAGCAGGAGGACTACGTCGTCATCAAGCACGCCGCGCTCTTCACCTCCACGGTGATGAGCCGCCTCCTGGCCCGCCCCAACGTGAAGCTCTTCAACGCCGTGGCCGTGGAGGACCTGATCGTGAAGGAGGACCgcgtcgccggcgtcgtcaCCAACTGGGCGCTCGTGTCGATGAACCACGACACACAGTCCTGCATGGACCCCAACGTCATGGAGGCCAAGGTGGTGGTGAGCTCCTGCGGCCACGACGGGCCCTTCGGCGCCACGGGAGTCAAGAGGCTCCAGGACATCGGGATGATCGACACGGTGCCCGGGATGAAGGCGCTTGACATGAACATGGCCGAGGACGCCATCgtgcgcctcacccgcgaggTCGTCCCCGGCATGATCGTCACCGGCATGGAGGTCGCCGAGATCGACGGCGCCCCGAGAATG GGCCCGACGTTCGGCGCGATGATGATCTCCGGCCAGAAGGCGGCGCACCTGGCTCTGAAGGCGCTCGGCCGGCCGAACGGCATCGACGGGACGCTCAAGAACGCGACCCCGGCGCTGCACCCGGAGATGGTGCTGGCCTCGGCGAACAACGGCGACGTCGTGGACGCCTGA